The Streptomyces vinaceus genome contains the following window.
GCCGACTGGGCCGGCCGCACGCTGATCTGCAAGAGCCTCGACATGGTCCCGGTCGAGTGCGTGGCCCGCGGCTACCTCACCGGATCCGGCCTCGCCGAGTACGAGAAGACCCGTACGGTCTGCGGACTCGCGCTGCCCGAGGGGCTCGTGGACGGCTCCGAGCTGCCCGCCCCGATCTTCACCCCGGCCGCCAAGGCCGCGGTCGGCGAGCACGACGAGAACGTCTCGTACGAGGAGGTGGCGCGCACCACCGGCGCCGAGACGGCGGCGCTGCTGCGCCAGACCACCCTGGCCGTGTACGGCCGGGCCCGGGACATCGCCCGCGAGCGCGGGATCATCCTGGCGGACACCAAGTTCGAGTTCGGCTTCGACGGGGACGGCACGCTCGTCGCCGGCGACGAGGTGCTGACCCCGGACTCCTCCCGCTTCTGGCCGGCCGACCAGTGGGAGCCGGGCCGCGCCCAGCCCTCCTACGACAAGCAGTTCGTCCGCGACTGGCTCACCTCCCCCGCCTCCGGCTGGGACCGCACGGGCGAACTCCCGCCGCCGGCCCTCCCGCAGGAGGTCGCCGAGCAGACCAGCGCCAAGTACATCGAGGCGTACGAGCGGCTCACCGGCCTCAGCTGGGCCTGAACACCCGGGCCCGAGAACACCCGGGCCCGGGAACACCCGGGCCTGGGAACACCCGGGTCCGGGAACACCTCGGCCCGCAACACGAAGAAGCCCCCGGTCAGGAGACCGGGGGCTTCTTCGATGGAGCGGACAACGCGACTCGAACGCGCGACATCCACCTTGGCAAGGTGGTGCTCTACCAACTGAGCTATGTCCGCAGGTGCGCCGTAACGCGAGAACTACTATACCCAACCTCGCTCGCGTGCGAGACGCACTGCCGTGTGACGGTTCTCGGCGCCCAGCTTCGTCGCCGCCGACGACAGGTAGTTCCGTACCGTCCCCGGCGAGAGCGAGGCCCGCTCGGCGATCTCCGCGATCGGCGCCCCGTCCCCCGCGAGTTCCAGTACCTCGGCCTCGCGCGCGGTCAGCGGAGAGTCCCCCGCGCTGATCGCGTCGGCCGCCAACTCCGGGTCCACATAACGCCCTCCGGCGTGCACGGTGCGGATCAGCTCGGCCAGCCGCTGCGCCGAGACCGTCTTCGGCGCGAAGGCCCGCACCCCCGCCGCCAGGGCCCGTTTCAGGTGCCCGGGCCGCCCGTGACTCGTCACGATCATGGTGCGGCAGCCGGGGAGTTCGCCCCGCAGGGCTGTGGCGACACTCACACCGTCCGCCCCCGGCATCTGCAGGTCCAGCACCGCCACGTCCGGCCGGTGGGCCCGCGCCATCGCGATGGCCTCGGGGCCCGAGGCCGCCTCCGCGACGACGAGCAGATCGTCCTCCAGGGCCAGGAGGGCGGCGAGCGCGCCGCGGATCAGGTGCTCGTCGTCGGCCAGCAGTACGCGTACGGGGCTCATGCCCGTGCCTCCAGTCCTCGCGCTCGTCCGTCCGGGATCCGGGCCAGCAGGCGGAAGCGGCCGCCGTCGACCGGTCCGGCCTCCAAGGTGCCGTCCAGGGCCGCGAGCCGCTCCCGCAGGCCCGCGAGACCGGAACCTGGCGGTCCGGCCAGGACCTCGGGAGCCCCGTCGTTCTCCACCACCAGCGTCAGCGCGCCCGCATCGGGCGCCGTGAGCCTGATCACACAGCTGCGCGCGTCCCCGTGCCGCAGGACGTTGGTGGTCGCCTCCCGGACCACCCAGCCGAGCGCCGACTGCACTTCGGGCCGCAGCTCCCGGCCGGCCTGCACCTCTACGCGGCAGTCCATCCCGGCCGCGCTGAGCACCCCGCGGGCCCCCTCCAGCTCCACGGTGAGGTCCGCCTCGCGGTAGCCGCGTACGACGTCCCGTACCTCGCGCTGCGACTCACGGGCGATCCGCTGGACCTCGATCATCTGGTCCACGGCCTCCGGGCGTTCGCGACGGGCCAGCTGGACGGCCAGCTCGCTCTTGAGCGCGATCACCGCCAGGTTGCGCCCCATCACGTCGTGCAGGTCCCGCCCGAAGCGCAGCCGCTCCTCGGCGACGGCGAGCTGGGCCTGGAGCTCCCGGGCCCGGTCGAGTTCGTACACCGTCTTCAGCAGCCAGGAGGAGAAGCCGCAGGCGAGGACGAGCAGGCCGCAGGTGAGGAAGACGCCGACCCCGTAGCCGGCCGCCTCTGCGGCGGGGTGCCCCACCGCCAGGGCCACGCCCGCCGCCGAGGTGCCCGCGGCCGGGGCCACGCAGAGCATGTGCCGGACCCGTGTCAGGGCCAGCGTCAGCGAACCCGATGCGAACGCGACCGTGTTGACCACGAGGGCGGGGGCGACGCCCGCGTGGGAGAGGGCGCCGGCCGAGCGCAGGACCAGTACGGCGACCGCCAGCGAGGCGGTGAGCACGGCGACGGCAGCCGCCAGCCGTACGGGCCGCTCGCGGTGGCCGAGCACCCAGTCCAAGGCCCTGGAGGAGAGCACTCCGCACAGCGCGATCTGCGCGCACAGGGGCAGGAGCAGGGCGGCGCTGACGGATCCGAGGCCCTCGGGGGCGAGGCCGAAGAGCACCGAGAGGGATTCGAGGAGGACGAACAGGTGGAACGACCAGCGGGTGTAGAGCTCGATCTTGGCCGCACTGCTGCGGTTCCTCCACCACCCCGTCAGCTTCGACACGGTCCCAGCCCCCCGGTGAGTAAACGCATACGACAAAGGCCCTGATCAATGATCAGGGCCTTTGCACGCTGAGCGGACGACGCGACTCGAACGCGCGACATCCACCTTGGCAAGGTGGTGCTCTACCAACTGAGCTACGTCCGCATGCTGCCTCGGCATGAATGCCGCTGCGATGCGTGCATCACTCTACCCGATCCACCGGAGTGGTCGGTAAAGCGTTGCAGAGCGGGTGACAGGGATCGCACACTGCGCCTTCCCCCTGGAAGGGGGATGTTCTGCTACTGAACTACACCCGCACGACCTTCGGGGCTTTGACCTGCGGCCTCGCCCCTCGGCGTGATCCACACACTAGCGGACCGGAGGGGGTGGATGGCAAATCGGCCCCCGGCGGGCCCCGTTAGCGGCCCTCGGCGGGGCCCCGGCGCGTGCCGGGGGCCCCGGTGGACTCAGTGGGCCTCGTTGTACGCCGCGTACACCCGCTTCGGGATGCGGCCGCGCGGCGGCACGTCGAGGTCGTTGGACCGGGCCCAGGCGCGGACGACCGCCGGGTCGGGGGCCAGGGAGGTGTGCTTGTACGTCTTCCCGGAACGGGCCTGCCGGCGTCCGGCTGCCACGAAGGGCGCGAGGCTCTTCCGCAGTTTCTTTGCGTTGGCCAGATTGAGGTCGATCTCGTACGACTTACCGTCCAGGCCGAACGTGACCGTTTCCGCCGCTTCCCCGCCGTCGATGTCGTCGGAGATCGTGACTACTACGCGCTGCGCCACGGATATCGGTCCCTTCGCGCGACGCCGCCCACCCGTCGGGACGTGCGGTGATGTCGCCTGTGTGGATGTTTCGGAGCAATGCATGATTCCGCCCCGGATCGTGCGGTGAAAAATGCCGCTGTTCCGGTGGAATCCTTTGTACCGCGATTCCCATTGCATTGCGAAGCCCAGTTAATTGTCTCCGCGTGTCCCGCCGCAATCCCGGGTACGTGGTTTTCCGGTGGATTTTGCGAAGCGTTGGTGAAGCCGAAACGGGGTGCCGGGAGCGCCCGAAGGAAATCTACCCGCGTAGAAATTTCGGCCGGGTACGCTGAGGGAACCGCCTTCGCACCAACCACCTCATCGGGAGTGCCAGTGGCACGCGTCGTAGTCGACGTCATGCTCAAGCCGGAGATCCTCGACCCCCAGGGCCAGGCGGTGCAGCGTGCACTGCCGCGCCTGGGCTTCGAGGGCATCGCCGACGTCCGCCAAGGGAAGCGCTTCGAACTGGAAGTGGAGGGACCGGTCGACCAGGCCGCCCTCGACCGCATCCACAAGATGGCCGAAACGTTCCTCGCCAACACCGTCATCGAAGACTTCACCGTGAAGGTCGAGGCCTGACGGTGACCACTCGCATCGGAGTCGTCACGTTCCCCGGAACGCTCGACGACCGTGACTCGCTGCGCGCCGTCCGCCTCGCGGGGGCCGAGCCCGTCTCGCTGTGGCACCGCGACAAGGACCTGCACCAGGTCGACGCGGTCGTCCTCGCGGGCGGCTTCTCCTACGGGGACTACCTGCGCGCCGGAGCCATCTCCCGGTTCTCGCCGGTGATGGAGACCATCATCGAGCAGGCCAAGGCCGGCATGCCGGTCCTCGGCATCTGCAACGGCTTCCAGATCCTCACCGAGGCCCACCTGCTGCCGGGGGCGATGCTCCGGAACAACCACCTGCACTTCATCTGCCGCGACCAGAAGCTGCGGGTGGAGAACGCGGAGACCGCGTGGACCGGCGACTACACCGCCGGCCAGGAGATCTCCGTACCCCTCAAGAACGTGGACGGCCGGTACGTCGCCGACGAGCGCGTCCTCGACGAGCTCGAAGCCGAGGGCCGTGTGGCCTTCCGCTACGTCGACGTGAACCCGAACGGGTCGCTGCGCGACATCGCCGGCATCACCAACGCCGCGGGCAACGTGGTCGGCCTCATGCCGCACCCCGAGCACGCGGTCGAGCCGCTGATCGGGACGGGCCGCACCGACGGCCTCCCGTTCTTCACCTCGGTCCTGAAGAAGCTGGTCTCCGCATGAGCCTCGACACCGTCAAGAACGCCACCGAGACCCCGGACGCCTCCCAGCCCTGGAAGGAACTCGGCCTCAAGGAGGACGAGTACGCCCGGATCCGGGAGATCCTCGGCCGCCGCCCCACCGGCGCCGAGCTCGCCATGTACTCGGTCATGTGGTCCGAGCACTGCTCGTACAAGAGCAGCAAGGTCCACCTGAAGCAGTTCGGCGAGAAGGTCCCGCCGAACGACGCCATGCTCGTCGGCATCGGCGAGAACGCGGGCGTCGTCGACGTCGGCCAGGGGTACGCGGTCACCTTCAAGGTCGAGTCGCACAACCACCCCAGCTACATCGAGCCCTACCAGGGCGCGGCCACCGGCGTCGGCGGCATCGTCCGCGACATCCTCGCCATGGGCGCCCGCCCGGTCGCGGTCGTCGACCCGCTGCGCTTCGGCGCGGCCGACCACCCCGACACCAAGCGCGTCCTGCCGGGCGTGGTCGCGGGCATCGGCGGCTACGGCAACTGCCTGGGCCTGCCGAACATCGGCGGCGAGGTCGTCTTCGACGCCTGCTACCAGGGCAACCCGCTGGTCAACGCCGGCTGCATCGGCGTGATGAAGCACGAGGACATCCACCTCGCCAAGGCCTCCGGCCCCGGCAACAAGGTCATCCTCTACGGCGCCCGCACGGGCGGCGACGGCATCGGCGGCGTCTCGGTCCTCGCGTCCGAGACCTTCGACGACACGAAGCCCACCAAGCGCCCCGCCGTCCAGGTCGGCGACCCCTTCCAGGAGAAGCTCCTCATCGAGTGCACCCTGGAGATCTTCAAGGAGAAGCTGGTCGCGGGGATCCAGGACCTCGGCGGCGCCGGGCTCTCCTGCGCCACCTCCGAGCTGGCCTCCGCCGGCTCCGGCGGCATGCGCGTCGAGCTCGACACCGTCCCGCTGCGCGACGCGACGCTCTCGCCCGAGGAAATCCTCATGAGCGAGTCGCAGGAGCGCATGTGCGCGATCGTCGAGCCGCAGCACGTCGACCGCTTCATGGAGATCTGCGAGAAGTGGGACGTCATCGCCACCGTCATCGGTGAGGTGACCGACGGCGAGCGCCTGGAGATCTTCTGGCACGGCGAGCAGATCGTGGACGTGCCGCCGGGCACCGTCGCCCACGAGGGCCCGGTCTACCACCGCCCGTACGCGCGCCCCGAGTGGCAGGACGCCCTCCAGGCCGACGACGCGGGCAAGCTGCCCCGCCCGCAGACCTCCGAGGAGCTCCGCGCGCAGGTCCTGGCGCTGGTCTCGTCCCCGAACCAGGCCTCGAAGTCCTGGGTCACGGACCAGTACGACCGCTTCGTCCAGGGCAACACGGTGCTCTCGCAGCCCGAGGACGCGGGCATGGTCCGCATCGACGAGGAGTCCAACCTCGGCGTGGCCATGGCCACCGACGGCAACGGCCGCTTCGCGAAGCTCGACCCGTACACGGGCGCGCAGCTCGCGCTGGCGGAGGCGTACCGCAACGTCGCCGCGACCGGCGCCAAGCCGCTCGCCATCTCCGACTGCCTCAACTTCGGCTCCCCCGAGGACCCGGGCGTCATGTGGCAGTTCGCCGAGGCCACCCGCGGCCTCGCGGACGGCTGCTTCGAGCTGGGCACCCCGGTGACCGGCGGCAACGTCTCGCTGTACAACCAGACCGGTGACACCGCGATCCACCCGACCCCGGTCGTGGCGGTCCTCGGTGTGATCGACGACGTCAACCGCCGTACGCCGATGGCGTTCGCGGAGGCTGGCCAGCTGCTGTACCTGCTGGGCGACACGGCCGAGGAGTTCGGCGGCTCGGCGTGGTCGCAGGTCGTCCACGACCACCTCGGCGGCATGCCGCCCAAGGTGGACCTGGGCCGCGAGAAGCTGCTCGCCGAGATCCTGATCTCGGCGTCCCGCGACGGCATGGTCGACGCGGCGCACGACCTCTCCGACGGCGGCGTGATCCAGGCGCTCACCGAGTCCTGCCTGCGCGGCGGCAACGGTGCGCGGATCGTGGTGCCCGAGGGTCTGGACGCGTTCACCTTCCTGTTCTCCGAGTCGGCGGGCCGGGCCATCGTGGCCGTCCCGCGCAGCGAGGAGCTCCGCTTCACCGACATGTGCGGTGCGCGGGGCCTGCCCGCCACGCGCATCGGCGTGGTGGACGGCGAGGAGATCGAGATCCAGGGCGAGTTCACGATTCCGCTCGCGGAGCTGCGTACCGCGCACGAGGCGACGATCCCGGCGCTCCTCGCCTGATCACGTGCTCCTTCCCGAGCCCCCGTCCGCAGACTCCTGGTCTTCCGGGCGGGGGCTCGGGCGTTGCCGGACGCCGTCCGGTGTTGCGCGCCCGGCCGGTTGTCGGCCCCGGCGGATAGGGTCGGGCCATGCCACCCGCCAAGAAGAGGGCGCGTACCTACGACGCCGCGAAGATCCGGGCCGCCGTCATCACGCAGTTCGGGCATGTCGCCGACGCGGTAGGGGAGTTGGGCGAGGAGCAGCTGGCGCGGCCCAGCGGGGTCGGCGGGTGGAGCGTCGCCGAGCTCGCCGCGCACATCGCGTGGATCGCGGATTCGCTGGCCGCCGGGCTGGCCCGGCCCCCGGCCGCCGTGCCGGAGCTGACGGCCGTCGAATGGCCCTTCGCCACGGCCTCGCTCGCCGGGAAGATCTCCGAGGCGGCCAAGGAGACCCTGGAGGGCGCTCCGCTGCCCGAGCTGTACGAGCGCGCCGGCGCCCGCATGGGCGAGGAACTGGCCGAGAACCCGGGCAGCCGCGTGCTGGACCTGTGGGTCGGGGACATGACCCTGGCGGACTTCCTGGTCACCCGCGCCGTGGAACTCGTGGTGCACACGGACGACCTCAACCGGGCGGCGGGCCTGGACATCCCGATCGAGCGGCAGGCCCTGGCCGCCTGCACGCGGCTGCTCGCGGACGCCCTCGCGCTGAAGGCCCCGGGCGGCTCGGTGGAGGTACGGATCCCGCCGTTCGCGGTGGTCCAGTGCATCGAGGGGCCCCGGCACACCCGCGGCACCCCGCCGAACGTGGTGGAGACGGACCCGCTGACCTGGATCCGGCTGGCCACCGGGCGTACGGACTGGGCCTCGGCGCTGGAGGAGGCGCAGGTCAGGGCCAGTGGCGAGCGGGCCGACCTGTCCGGGCTGCTCCCGGTCATGAG
Protein-coding sequences here:
- the purL gene encoding phosphoribosylformylglycinamidine synthase subunit PurL, whose amino-acid sequence is MSLDTVKNATETPDASQPWKELGLKEDEYARIREILGRRPTGAELAMYSVMWSEHCSYKSSKVHLKQFGEKVPPNDAMLVGIGENAGVVDVGQGYAVTFKVESHNHPSYIEPYQGAATGVGGIVRDILAMGARPVAVVDPLRFGAADHPDTKRVLPGVVAGIGGYGNCLGLPNIGGEVVFDACYQGNPLVNAGCIGVMKHEDIHLAKASGPGNKVILYGARTGGDGIGGVSVLASETFDDTKPTKRPAVQVGDPFQEKLLIECTLEIFKEKLVAGIQDLGGAGLSCATSELASAGSGGMRVELDTVPLRDATLSPEEILMSESQERMCAIVEPQHVDRFMEICEKWDVIATVIGEVTDGERLEIFWHGEQIVDVPPGTVAHEGPVYHRPYARPEWQDALQADDAGKLPRPQTSEELRAQVLALVSSPNQASKSWVTDQYDRFVQGNTVLSQPEDAGMVRIDEESNLGVAMATDGNGRFAKLDPYTGAQLALAEAYRNVAATGAKPLAISDCLNFGSPEDPGVMWQFAEATRGLADGCFELGTPVTGGNVSLYNQTGDTAIHPTPVVAVLGVIDDVNRRTPMAFAEAGQLLYLLGDTAEEFGGSAWSQVVHDHLGGMPPKVDLGREKLLAEILISASRDGMVDAAHDLSDGGVIQALTESCLRGGNGARIVVPEGLDAFTFLFSESAGRAIVAVPRSEELRFTDMCGARGLPATRIGVVDGEEIEIQGEFTIPLAELRTAHEATIPALLA
- a CDS encoding maleylpyruvate isomerase family mycothiol-dependent enzyme translates to MPPAKKRARTYDAAKIRAAVITQFGHVADAVGELGEEQLARPSGVGGWSVAELAAHIAWIADSLAAGLARPPAAVPELTAVEWPFATASLAGKISEAAKETLEGAPLPELYERAGARMGEELAENPGSRVLDLWVGDMTLADFLVTRAVELVVHTDDLNRAAGLDIPIERQALAACTRLLADALALKAPGGSVEVRIPPFAVVQCIEGPRHTRGTPPNVVETDPLTWIRLATGRTDWASALEEAQVRASGERADLSGLLPVMS
- a CDS encoding response regulator transcription factor; translated protein: MSPVRVLLADDEHLIRGALAALLALEDDLLVVAEAASGPEAIAMARAHRPDVAVLDLQMPGADGVSVATALRGELPGCRTMIVTSHGRPGHLKRALAAGVRAFAPKTVSAQRLAELIRTVHAGGRYVDPELAADAISAGDSPLTAREAEVLELAGDGAPIAEIAERASLSPGTVRNYLSSAATKLGAENRHTAVRLARERGWV
- the purS gene encoding phosphoribosylformylglycinamidine synthase subunit PurS gives rise to the protein MPVARVVVDVMLKPEILDPQGQAVQRALPRLGFEGIADVRQGKRFELEVEGPVDQAALDRIHKMAETFLANTVIEDFTVKVEA
- the purQ gene encoding phosphoribosylformylglycinamidine synthase subunit PurQ, which gives rise to MTTRIGVVTFPGTLDDRDSLRAVRLAGAEPVSLWHRDKDLHQVDAVVLAGGFSYGDYLRAGAISRFSPVMETIIEQAKAGMPVLGICNGFQILTEAHLLPGAMLRNNHLHFICRDQKLRVENAETAWTGDYTAGQEISVPLKNVDGRYVADERVLDELEAEGRVAFRYVDVNPNGSLRDIAGITNAAGNVVGLMPHPEHAVEPLIGTGRTDGLPFFTSVLKKLVSA
- a CDS encoding phosphoribosylaminoimidazolesuccinocarboxamide synthase, translating into MSGFVEKPEPVQVPGLVHLHTGKVRDLYRDGDGNLVMVASDRMSAYDWVLPTEIPDKGRVLTQLSLWWFDQLRDLVPNHVIGTDLPAGAPADWAGRTLICKSLDMVPVECVARGYLTGSGLAEYEKTRTVCGLALPEGLVDGSELPAPIFTPAAKAAVGEHDENVSYEEVARTTGAETAALLRQTTLAVYGRARDIARERGIILADTKFEFGFDGDGTLVAGDEVLTPDSSRFWPADQWEPGRAQPSYDKQFVRDWLTSPASGWDRTGELPPPALPQEVAEQTSAKYIEAYERLTGLSWA
- a CDS encoding sensor histidine kinase; protein product: MSKLTGWWRNRSSAAKIELYTRWSFHLFVLLESLSVLFGLAPEGLGSVSAALLLPLCAQIALCGVLSSRALDWVLGHRERPVRLAAAVAVLTASLAVAVLVLRSAGALSHAGVAPALVVNTVAFASGSLTLALTRVRHMLCVAPAAGTSAAGVALAVGHPAAEAAGYGVGVFLTCGLLVLACGFSSWLLKTVYELDRARELQAQLAVAEERLRFGRDLHDVMGRNLAVIALKSELAVQLARRERPEAVDQMIEVQRIARESQREVRDVVRGYREADLTVELEGARGVLSAAGMDCRVEVQAGRELRPEVQSALGWVVREATTNVLRHGDARSCVIRLTAPDAGALTLVVENDGAPEVLAGPPGSGLAGLRERLAALDGTLEAGPVDGGRFRLLARIPDGRARGLEARA
- a CDS encoding histone-like nucleoid-structuring protein Lsr2, with translation MAQRVVVTISDDIDGGEAAETVTFGLDGKSYEIDLNLANAKKLRKSLAPFVAAGRRQARSGKTYKHTSLAPDPAVVRAWARSNDLDVPPRGRIPKRVYAAYNEAH